A portion of the Cyanobium sp. PCC 7001 genome contains these proteins:
- the selD gene encoding selenide, water dikinase SelD, with protein MQNHGPAGHLVLAGGGHTHALLLNRWAMGRGRRPRPGEVSLVSRHSTALYSGMVPGLVAGLYAHHEAAIDLRQLCRRAGVAFIQAEIVGLDPGEQSLLLEGRPALRWDWLSLDVGSVTAVPEQPAGQPEPLAVKPLEPFLAWADQLGGVPPRDAPVRIRGGGAAGVELALALRRRALPVRLLLRGQQLDLGSPAANRLGDSLLEAARVEVRRGAGSTERTDLTCTGSRAPAWLGAAGLPTDPHGRVLSAASLQVQGHPRLFVCGDCGVIAAAPRPPSGVWAVRAAPTLAVNLERCLEAGPARLPRRLRHWRPQRWALQLLGDGGTGGGGATPAPPGAIALWGPLAVGPSRWLWRWKDRIDRQFMQRFQPGRAMAPPNRPAEPGGGATSGAMACRGCAAKLPAGPLLAALHASGQSPGAEDAAAVGPMADGTVLLQSVDGFPALVEDPWLNGRLTALHACSDLWASGARLHSALAVVTVPEAAASLQQEVLHQTLAGIRSVLEAHGAPLLGGHTLEARDGGGLVVTLSVNGSVERPQHWPKGPLRPGDALLLSRPLGTGVLFAAAMAAAAEPLWIDQALSQMQQSQASLVSLLRRHGCTACTDVTGFGLLGHLGEMVAASPAGLRVELDAAAIPALPGALELLEAGHASSLAPANATALELLQGPIRLQGAATSPLLGLLIDPQTCGPLLAAVPGPAAAAALETLRRAGFPAAAAVGQVLEE; from the coding sequence ATGCAGAACCATGGGCCCGCAGGCCATCTCGTGCTGGCCGGTGGGGGCCACACCCACGCCCTGCTGCTGAACCGCTGGGCGATGGGGCGGGGGCGTCGTCCCCGACCCGGGGAGGTGAGCCTGGTGAGCCGCCACAGCACGGCCCTCTATTCCGGCATGGTGCCGGGGCTGGTGGCCGGGCTGTACGCCCACCACGAGGCAGCCATCGATCTGCGCCAGCTGTGCCGGCGTGCCGGGGTGGCCTTCATCCAAGCGGAGATCGTGGGGCTCGATCCCGGCGAGCAATCACTGCTGCTGGAAGGCAGACCGGCCCTGCGCTGGGACTGGCTGAGCCTGGATGTGGGATCCGTCACCGCCGTTCCGGAGCAGCCGGCCGGACAGCCGGAGCCGCTGGCCGTGAAACCGCTGGAACCGTTCCTGGCCTGGGCGGACCAGCTCGGTGGCGTGCCCCCCCGCGATGCACCCGTGCGGATCCGCGGGGGAGGTGCAGCCGGCGTGGAACTGGCCCTGGCCCTGCGCCGGCGCGCGTTGCCGGTGCGTCTGCTGCTGCGGGGGCAGCAACTGGATCTGGGCTCTCCCGCTGCCAACCGCCTCGGGGACTCGCTGCTCGAGGCCGCCAGGGTGGAGGTGCGGCGGGGCGCCGGCAGCACCGAGCGGACCGATCTGACCTGCACCGGCAGCCGCGCCCCCGCCTGGCTGGGGGCTGCCGGCCTGCCCACCGACCCACACGGACGCGTGCTCAGCGCCGCAAGCCTGCAGGTGCAGGGGCATCCCCGCCTGTTCGTCTGCGGCGACTGCGGCGTGATCGCCGCGGCCCCACGCCCCCCGTCCGGCGTCTGGGCGGTGCGGGCCGCCCCCACCCTCGCGGTGAACCTGGAGCGCTGCCTGGAGGCCGGTCCGGCCCGGTTGCCACGCCGGCTGCGCCATTGGCGGCCCCAGCGCTGGGCCCTGCAGCTGCTCGGGGATGGGGGCACCGGCGGAGGCGGCGCCACTCCGGCCCCGCCTGGGGCCATCGCCCTGTGGGGGCCCCTGGCCGTGGGGCCCAGCCGCTGGCTGTGGCGCTGGAAGGACCGCATCGATCGCCAGTTCATGCAGCGCTTCCAGCCCGGCAGGGCCATGGCCCCACCCAACCGGCCCGCCGAGCCAGGGGGCGGGGCGACCAGCGGGGCGATGGCCTGCCGTGGCTGCGCCGCCAAGCTGCCCGCCGGTCCGCTCTTGGCCGCGCTGCACGCCAGCGGCCAGAGCCCCGGCGCCGAGGACGCCGCCGCGGTGGGACCCATGGCCGACGGCACCGTGCTGCTGCAGAGCGTGGATGGCTTTCCTGCCCTGGTGGAGGATCCCTGGCTCAACGGCCGCCTCACCGCCCTGCATGCCTGCAGCGACCTGTGGGCCAGTGGCGCCAGGCTGCACAGCGCCCTGGCGGTGGTGACCGTGCCCGAGGCGGCGGCATCGCTGCAGCAGGAGGTGCTGCACCAGACCCTGGCCGGCATCCGCTCGGTGCTCGAGGCCCACGGCGCCCCACTGCTGGGGGGTCACACGCTGGAGGCCCGCGATGGGGGCGGACTGGTGGTGACCCTGAGCGTGAACGGCAGTGTGGAGCGGCCGCAGCACTGGCCCAAGGGCCCGCTGCGGCCGGGGGACGCCCTGCTGCTGAGCCGCCCCCTGGGCACGGGCGTCCTGTTCGCCGCGGCCATGGCCGCGGCGGCCGAACCCCTCTGGATCGATCAGGCCCTCAGCCAGATGCAGCAGAGCCAGGCGTCCCTGGTGTCCCTGCTGCGGCGCCACGGCTGCACGGCCTGCACCGACGTGACGGGCTTCGGCCTGCTGGGCCACCTGGGCGAGATGGTGGCGGCCAGCCCGGCGGGCCTCAGGGTCGAGCTCGATGCAGCGGCCATTCCCGCCCTCCCCGGCGCTCTGGAGCTGCTGGAGGCAGGCCATGCCAGCAGCCTGGCTCCCGCCAACGCCACTGCCCTGGAGCTGCTGCAGGGCCCGATCCGGCTGCAAGGCGCAGCGACAAGCCCGCTGCTGGGCCTGCTGATCGACCCCCAGACCTGCGGGCCCCTGCTGGCCGCCGTTCCGGGCCCAGCCGCCGCTGCGGCCCTGGAGACCCTGCGCCGGGCCGGCTTCCCCGCTGCCGCTGCGGTGGGGCAGGTGCTGGAAGAATGA
- a CDS encoding MoxR family ATPase, translated as MPTPPEQLEAEGALAGLIASIGRVLLGKEHQVRLAVAGLLARGHLLLEDLPGTGKTTLAEALARGFGLAFKRVSFTSDLLPADLTGINVLDPGSGTFRFQSGPLFTQVLLADEINRASPRTQSALLEAMAAGRVSIDGTSHDLSRPFVVIATQNGLDQIGTAPLPESQLDRFLMRLSLGFPERAAERALLAGEALRLDAFLDAQAPVSLPALQQRCSRQHCSPALLDYVLDLVALSRRADQPGAPLSPRASQGLVAAARAWSLLEGRPFVTPADVQAVFPSVAEHRLEPSSAGGLSERLMEQVDALR; from the coding sequence ATGCCAACCCCGCCGGAGCAGCTGGAGGCTGAAGGGGCTCTGGCCGGCCTGATCGCCTCCATCGGCAGGGTGCTGCTCGGCAAGGAGCACCAGGTGCGCCTGGCCGTGGCGGGCCTGCTGGCCCGCGGCCATCTGCTGCTTGAAGACCTGCCGGGCACCGGCAAGACCACCCTGGCCGAGGCCCTGGCCCGCGGCTTCGGGCTGGCCTTCAAGCGGGTGAGCTTCACCAGCGACCTGCTGCCCGCTGACCTCACCGGCATCAACGTGCTCGATCCGGGCTCGGGCACCTTCCGGTTCCAGAGCGGGCCCCTGTTCACCCAGGTGCTGCTGGCCGACGAGATCAACCGCGCCAGCCCCCGCACCCAGAGCGCCCTGCTGGAGGCCATGGCCGCCGGCCGCGTGAGCATCGACGGCACCAGCCACGATCTGTCCCGCCCCTTCGTGGTGATCGCCACCCAGAACGGCCTCGACCAGATCGGCACCGCGCCCCTGCCCGAGTCCCAGCTCGACCGGTTCCTGATGCGCCTCTCGCTCGGCTTCCCCGAGCGGGCCGCGGAGCGCGCCCTGCTCGCCGGCGAGGCCCTGCGGCTGGATGCCTTCCTGGATGCCCAGGCGCCGGTGAGCCTGCCGGCGCTGCAACAGCGCTGCAGCCGGCAGCACTGTTCACCCGCCCTGCTCGACTACGTGCTCGACCTGGTGGCGCTCAGCCGCCGCGCTGATCAGCCTGGTGCCCCCCTCTCCCCCCGGGCCTCCCAGGGCCTGGTGGCGGCGGCACGGGCCTGGTCGCTGCTGGAGGGGCGCCCCTTCGTGACGCCGGCCGATGTGCAGGCCGTCTTTCCCTCCGTGGCGGAACATCGGCTCGAGCCCAGCAGTGCCGGCGGCCTGAGCGAACGGTTGATGGAGCAGGTGGATGCGCTTCGGTAG
- a CDS encoding glycosyltransferase, with amino-acid sequence MPRLLIAASGTGGHLFPALAVAEALPPDWDVRWLGVPDRLERELVPSRYPLHTVRAGGWQGRGLRKLINLLHLVQAIGSVRRLIRRERIDVVFSSGGYIAAPSILAARWCGVPVVLHDSNAIPGRVTRLLGRFCTHLAVGLPQALDRLPRRSALVTGTPVRPEFLTEAPPPDWLPPGEGPLLLVMGGSQGALGLNRMVRPLLGAFSKAGIRVVHLTGHNDPEAGGALPAGVVERPFSDAMPALLQSAALAISRSGAGALSELAACGTPAILVPYPAAADRHQDANAQAAASVGAAVIVEQHPPDSPTLARTVWRLLGPRLRQAPPEADPLVAMGAGMARLAVPDADRQLADLLRQLAEGARERARGRR; translated from the coding sequence ATGCCCAGGCTCCTGATCGCCGCCAGTGGCACGGGTGGGCACCTCTTCCCCGCCCTCGCGGTGGCCGAAGCGCTGCCGCCGGACTGGGACGTGCGCTGGCTAGGGGTGCCGGATCGCCTGGAGCGGGAGCTGGTGCCGAGCCGCTATCCCCTCCACACGGTGCGGGCGGGGGGATGGCAGGGCAGGGGCCTGCGCAAGCTGATCAACCTGCTGCATCTGGTGCAGGCCATCGGCAGCGTGCGGCGGCTGATCCGCCGCGAGCGCATCGATGTGGTGTTCAGCAGCGGCGGCTACATTGCCGCGCCTTCGATCCTGGCGGCCCGCTGGTGCGGCGTGCCGGTGGTGCTGCACGACAGCAACGCCATCCCGGGCCGGGTCACCCGGCTGCTGGGCCGGTTCTGCACCCACCTGGCGGTGGGGCTGCCCCAGGCCCTCGATCGGCTGCCGCGGCGCTCCGCCCTGGTGACCGGCACGCCGGTCCGTCCGGAGTTCCTCACCGAAGCCCCGCCTCCCGACTGGCTGCCGCCGGGTGAGGGCCCCCTGCTGCTGGTGATGGGCGGAAGCCAGGGAGCCCTGGGCCTCAACCGCATGGTGCGGCCCCTGCTGGGAGCGTTCAGCAAGGCGGGGATCCGCGTGGTGCACCTCACCGGCCACAACGATCCGGAGGCGGGTGGCGCCCTGCCGGCCGGTGTGGTGGAGCGGCCGTTCAGCGATGCGATGCCGGCGCTGCTGCAGTCGGCGGCCCTGGCGATCAGCCGCTCCGGGGCCGGAGCCCTGAGTGAACTGGCCGCCTGCGGAACTCCGGCGATTCTGGTTCCCTATCCCGCCGCCGCGGATCGGCACCAGGATGCCAACGCCCAGGCGGCGGCGAGCGTCGGGGCCGCCGTGATCGTGGAGCAGCATCCGCCCGACTCCCCCACCCTGGCCCGCACGGTGTGGCGGCTGCTGGGTCCGCGCCTGCGGCAGGCACCACCCGAGGCGGATCCGCTGGTGGCCATGGGGGCGGGCATGGCGCGGCTGGCGGTGCCCGACGCGGATCGCCAGCTGGCGGACCTGCTCAGGCAGCTGGCGGAGGGAGCAAGGGAGCGAGCTCGAGGGCGGCGCTGA
- a CDS encoding phosphotransferase, whose product MAERLPAWLETLASSPGRAAQARSLAGGRNNQGVVLHHLPEGGEGIPAQVIEKRSRHRGEARLYRRLLRWQRRHPEPALLPRVYGVLGDRAGGWRLFQAYVPEATCPPGDPHRAGRLLADLAFRFHRTMAAVHPGPPPQIAPLLQRQRRHLDPAADVEGLDSAAVTALVERLALRLADQLPVLAHNDLHWTNIRQPGGGSEGRHQLIDLGRVGWNLPGAEFHWALRQSLLGGGSGPPVWQHAVDHYAALSGADPLALRLSCLWFALVHSAGLWRQVRHQDPSGLPWRREVRLLRRLRSRLSAALELAPLLPPPAA is encoded by the coding sequence GTGGCTGAGCGGCTGCCGGCCTGGCTCGAGACCCTGGCCTCGTCCCCCGGCCGTGCAGCGCAGGCCCGGTCACTGGCCGGCGGACGCAACAACCAGGGTGTGGTGCTGCACCATCTGCCCGAGGGAGGCGAGGGCATTCCTGCGCAGGTGATCGAAAAGCGCAGCCGCCATCGTGGCGAGGCCAGGTTGTACCGACGGCTGCTCCGCTGGCAGCGGCGGCACCCCGAACCCGCTCTCCTGCCGCGGGTGTACGGCGTGCTCGGCGATCGCGCCGGAGGGTGGCGGCTGTTTCAGGCCTACGTGCCCGAGGCCACGTGCCCTCCGGGGGATCCCCACCGGGCCGGGCGGCTGCTGGCGGATCTGGCCTTCCGGTTCCACCGCACCATGGCCGCGGTGCATCCCGGGCCTCCACCGCAGATCGCCCCGCTGTTGCAGCGCCAGAGGCGGCACCTGGACCCGGCCGCGGATGTCGAGGGCCTGGACTCCGCTGCCGTCACGGCCCTGGTGGAGCGGCTGGCTCTGCGACTGGCGGATCAACTCCCGGTGCTGGCCCACAACGATCTGCACTGGACCAACATCCGGCAACCGGGCGGCGGCTCGGAGGGCCGCCATCAGCTGATCGATCTGGGGCGGGTCGGCTGGAATCTTCCCGGCGCCGAGTTCCACTGGGCCCTGCGCCAGTCGCTGCTGGGCGGGGGCAGCGGTCCTCCGGTCTGGCAGCACGCCGTGGATCACTACGCCGCCCTGAGCGGTGCCGACCCGCTGGCCCTGCGCCTGAGCTGCCTGTGGTTCGCCCTCGTGCACTCGGCCGGACTCTGGCGGCAGGTGCGGCACCAGGACCCTTCAGGGCTGCCGTGGCGGCGGGAGGTGCGGTTGCTGCGACGCCTGCGGAGCCGGCTCAGCGCCGCCCTCGAGCTCGCTCCCTTGCTCCCTCCGCCAGCTGCCTGA
- a CDS encoding histidinol-phosphate transaminase, producing MVWVDAAGRHEGAERHGGNLAAAAARLGRSPRRLLDASASLVPFGPPWALRRALLRAVFTPALRSYPDRGWADLRRCLARFHGLEPSHVLPGNGAAELFTWAARDAAATGVSLLPEPGFADYARALACWDAAHRPLPLPLQWGPDLPQPFPASLTPPAQVLWLCNPHNPTGQLWSRASLEPLLERFALVVCDEAFLPLVPGGETQSLVPLVPRHPNLVVIRSLTKLLACAGLRLGYALGEAERLRRWAAWRDPWPVNGLALAAAEQLLADRAGLERWSRRVQAWVAREQPWLRQQLARWPQLSPMPSAANFLLVRGEASLVPLREALERRHGILVRDCRSFVGLGELWLRIGLQHRGGHRRLLSALARELPPGG from the coding sequence ATGGTGTGGGTGGATGCGGCCGGGCGTCACGAAGGTGCTGAGCGTCACGGGGGCAATCTGGCGGCAGCGGCGGCGCGTCTCGGCCGCTCTCCCCGCCGCCTCCTCGATGCCAGTGCCTCGCTGGTGCCCTTCGGGCCCCCCTGGGCCCTGCGGCGGGCCCTGCTGCGGGCGGTGTTCACGCCGGCGCTGCGCTCCTATCCGGATCGGGGCTGGGCCGACCTGCGCCGGTGTCTGGCCCGCTTCCACGGCCTCGAGCCCAGCCATGTGCTCCCTGGCAACGGGGCCGCCGAGCTGTTCACCTGGGCGGCACGGGATGCCGCGGCCACAGGGGTGAGCCTGCTGCCGGAGCCGGGCTTTGCCGACTACGCCCGGGCCCTCGCCTGCTGGGATGCCGCCCATCGGCCCCTCCCCCTGCCCCTGCAGTGGGGTCCGGACCTCCCCCAGCCCTTTCCGGCTTCGCTCACGCCTCCGGCCCAGGTGCTGTGGCTCTGCAACCCCCACAACCCCACGGGTCAGCTCTGGAGCCGGGCTTCGCTGGAGCCGCTGCTGGAGCGTTTCGCTCTGGTGGTGTGCGATGAGGCCTTCCTGCCGCTGGTGCCCGGCGGTGAGACCCAGTCGCTGGTGCCGCTGGTGCCCCGCCATCCCAACCTGGTGGTGATCCGCAGCCTCACCAAGCTGCTGGCCTGTGCGGGGCTGCGCCTCGGTTACGCCCTGGGCGAGGCCGAGCGGCTGCGGCGCTGGGCGGCCTGGCGCGATCCCTGGCCGGTGAACGGGCTGGCCCTGGCGGCGGCGGAGCAGCTGCTGGCCGATCGGGCAGGGCTGGAGCGCTGGAGCCGGCGGGTGCAGGCCTGGGTGGCCCGGGAGCAGCCCTGGCTGCGGCAGCAGCTGGCGCGCTGGCCCCAGCTCAGCCCCATGCCGTCGGCGGCGAACTTCCTGCTGGTGCGCGGGGAAGCCAGCCTGGTGCCCCTGCGGGAAGCCCTGGAGCGGCGTCACGGCATCCTGGTGCGGGACTGCCGCTCGTTCGTGGGTCTGGGAGAGCTCTGGTTGCGGATCGGGCTGCAGCACCGCGGCGGCCATCGCCGGCTGCTGAGCGCCCTCGCCCGGGAGTTGCCTCCCGGTGGCTGA
- a CDS encoding pentapeptide repeat-containing protein, with the protein MTHFRLWKPHRLLAAASGLLLGGGLACLPAGATSYEDLLRLMEQRQCPRCDLAGADLVHAKLEDVDLRQARLQRANLGQARLDGARLSGADLSFTTLQGASLRGADLRGARLEGTDLRQADLAGALLDPGALSRAHWQGARGVDHEQLSFGELHNAGVQAAQQGRFPEAEAYFSSAIRREPSAAVSWVARGLTRSEQGKTQLAATDFDYAASLYAAGGEEAQAAQLREAAVQVSASPDDPQGGGSGIGSAVVGGAMGAIQFLLPLAAKAFMPLPF; encoded by the coding sequence ATGACGCACTTCCGGTTGTGGAAACCCCATCGGCTGCTGGCCGCCGCCAGCGGCCTCCTCCTGGGAGGCGGCCTGGCGTGCCTGCCCGCTGGGGCCACCAGCTACGAGGATCTGCTGCGGCTGATGGAGCAGCGCCAGTGCCCCCGCTGCGATCTCGCCGGCGCCGATCTGGTGCACGCCAAGCTGGAGGACGTGGATCTGCGCCAGGCCCGGCTGCAGCGGGCCAACCTGGGCCAGGCCCGGCTGGACGGAGCCCGGCTCAGCGGCGCCGATCTCAGCTTCACCACCCTGCAGGGCGCTTCCCTGCGCGGCGCCGATCTGCGGGGCGCCAGGCTGGAAGGCACCGACCTGCGCCAGGCCGATCTGGCCGGCGCCCTGCTGGATCCCGGCGCTCTGTCGCGGGCCCACTGGCAGGGGGCTCGCGGCGTGGACCATGAACAGCTCAGCTTCGGGGAACTCCACAACGCCGGCGTCCAGGCTGCCCAGCAGGGGCGCTTTCCCGAAGCCGAGGCCTACTTCAGTTCGGCCATCCGCCGCGAGCCCTCCGCGGCGGTGAGCTGGGTGGCCCGGGGCCTCACCCGCAGCGAGCAGGGCAAGACCCAGCTGGCCGCCACCGACTTCGACTACGCCGCCAGCCTCTACGCCGCCGGCGGTGAGGAGGCCCAGGCCGCCCAGCTGCGCGAGGCCGCCGTGCAGGTGAGTGCCTCTCCCGACGACCCCCAGGGCGGTGGCAGCGGCATCGGCTCGGCGGTGGTGGGAGGCGCCATGGGCGCCATCCAGTTCCTGCTGCCGCTGGCCGCCAAGGCCTTCATGCCTCTGCCCTTCTAG
- a CDS encoding DUF3488 and DUF4129 domain-containing transglutaminase family protein — MSRLPSRRLQWCAQASLAVGCIGLDLGWLLSWFTLALVAAGALKLWEARSRPSRRLVALVQLIACGLLAAQQPGLLPSLLQLLTTLLVLAGLLGLEAGLQVPWSLLLRRSLRVLAASLPFALVLFLLLPRLGPFGQADGRNGPRASTGLSGALDPGTIAELATDDAPAARVAFADDRPPPEGERYWRVLVHPKFDGRRWEREEQAFRDLPASPRADRAEQLWLVEPSRFQAVPWDGRSFPVAAQLRSDARGELLESRPAGETRAYQLGPGPGEPAWPIRPPSVNDLLLPRAGDPRLRELARGWAALPQPSQRLEAARGWFLTNGFRYDTRPGPLPERDGLDTFLFDTRTGFCGHYASAFTALMRAAGVPARVVTGYLGGEWVVPLGGTPFLEVRQSDAHAWSEVWLPGTGWQRVDPTSWAGGSPGSEATPAEAGARARAQLNLLLWLQRQWWGLDVAWSRWWLGFDQAGQEALLQRLFGDQRAWLGVVVLLALAAALALGVAVLRRSSAPTARQDWLSRDLEALLRVLRRHGITPRPGEDLGDLCTRAAERAPHLSDLLGTLAEQHTLLRFAPLPPNGRGAERARQLWKLALRQLNRSSRSAIRQPGRSTP; from the coding sequence ATGAGCCGCCTTCCGTCCCGACGCCTGCAGTGGTGCGCCCAGGCCAGCCTGGCCGTGGGCTGCATCGGCCTGGACCTCGGCTGGCTGCTGAGCTGGTTCACCCTCGCCCTTGTGGCGGCGGGGGCCCTGAAGCTCTGGGAGGCCCGCAGCCGGCCCAGTCGCCGCCTGGTGGCCCTGGTGCAGCTGATCGCCTGCGGGTTGCTGGCGGCCCAGCAGCCCGGGCTGTTGCCCAGCCTGCTGCAGCTGCTGACCACGCTGCTGGTCCTGGCCGGCCTGCTCGGCCTGGAGGCTGGCCTGCAGGTGCCCTGGTCCCTGCTGCTGCGCCGCAGTCTGCGGGTGCTGGCGGCCAGCCTGCCCTTCGCCCTGGTGCTGTTCCTGCTGCTGCCGCGCCTGGGGCCCTTCGGCCAGGCCGACGGGCGGAATGGCCCCCGCGCCAGCACGGGACTGAGCGGCGCCCTGGATCCCGGCACCATTGCCGAGCTGGCGACGGACGACGCTCCGGCCGCCCGGGTGGCCTTCGCGGATGACCGTCCCCCGCCTGAGGGGGAGCGCTACTGGCGGGTGCTGGTGCACCCGAAGTTCGATGGCCGCCGCTGGGAGCGGGAGGAGCAGGCCTTCCGCGACCTTCCCGCCAGCCCCCGGGCGGACCGGGCGGAGCAGCTGTGGCTGGTGGAGCCCAGCCGATTTCAGGCGGTGCCGTGGGATGGCCGCAGCTTCCCCGTCGCTGCGCAGCTGCGCAGCGATGCCCGTGGCGAACTGCTGGAGAGCAGGCCAGCCGGCGAAACCCGGGCCTACCAGCTCGGCCCAGGCCCGGGGGAGCCCGCCTGGCCCATCCGCCCGCCCAGCGTCAACGACCTGCTCCTGCCCAGGGCCGGGGATCCCCGGCTTCGGGAACTGGCCCGGGGCTGGGCCGCGCTGCCGCAGCCCAGCCAGCGGCTGGAGGCTGCCCGCGGCTGGTTTCTGACCAACGGCTTCCGCTACGACACCCGCCCCGGCCCGCTGCCGGAGCGCGACGGGCTGGACACCTTCCTGTTCGACACCCGCACCGGTTTCTGCGGGCACTACGCCAGCGCCTTCACGGCCCTGATGCGCGCCGCCGGGGTACCCGCCCGGGTGGTGACGGGCTACCTGGGAGGCGAATGGGTGGTGCCCCTGGGCGGCACCCCGTTCCTGGAGGTGCGCCAGAGCGACGCCCATGCCTGGAGTGAGGTGTGGCTGCCGGGGACCGGCTGGCAACGGGTGGACCCCACCAGCTGGGCGGGGGGGAGCCCGGGCAGCGAGGCCACACCGGCGGAGGCGGGGGCCCGGGCCAGGGCGCAGCTGAACCTGCTGCTGTGGCTGCAGCGCCAGTGGTGGGGCCTGGACGTGGCCTGGAGCCGCTGGTGGCTGGGCTTCGATCAGGCCGGCCAGGAAGCGCTGCTCCAACGCCTGTTCGGCGATCAGCGCGCCTGGCTCGGGGTGGTGGTGCTGCTGGCGCTGGCGGCGGCCCTGGCCCTCGGCGTGGCAGTGCTGCGGCGCAGCTCCGCCCCGACCGCCCGCCAGGACTGGCTCAGCCGCGATCTGGAGGCGTTGCTGCGGGTGCTGCGCCGTCATGGGATCACCCCGCGGCCCGGCGAGGACCTGGGCGATCTGTGCACCAGGGCGGCCGAGCGGGCACCACACCTGAGCGACTTGCTTGGGACCCTGGCCGAGCAGCACACCCTGCTGCGCTTCGCCCCACTGCCCCCGAACGGCAGGGGGGCGGAGCGGGCCAGGCAGCTGTGGAAGCTGGCCCTTCGCCAGCTGAACCGCTCCTCCAGGAGCGCTATAAGGCAGCCAGGTAGGTCCACGCCATGA